TTTCCATGCCTCTGTTTTGTGCCGGTCACTGCTTTCCATGCCTCTGTTCTGTGCCGGTCACTGCTTTCCATGCCTCTGTTCTGTGCCGGTCACTGCTTTCCATGCCTCTGTTTTGTGCCGGTCACTGCTTTCCATGCCTCTGTTCTGTGTCGATCACTGCTTTCCATGCCTCTGTTCTGTGCCGGTCACTGCTCTGATGCCTCTGCCCTGTGTCAGTCACTACTGATGCctcctgtgccagtcattgcttGCATGCCTCTGTTCTGTGTCGGTCACTGCTTtccatgcctctgttctgcgCCGGTCACTGCTTTCCATGCCTCCTGTGCCGGTCACTGCTCTGATGCCTCCTGTGCCAGTTATTGCACTGGTTGCCAATACTATGCAATCCAGAGACTGCCTAAATCTATCCTGAAGAATAGAGAATTTTCTGCTCATCATTTACCATGAAAGGTGCCATTTAACCTCAGAAGTCCAGTCCTAGCAGCACAAGAAGGCAAAAGAGATAAGAGCTTGGAAGCATTGAGGATGTGTCAACAGTACCTCAGAGGGGACCTTCACTTGATCACTCTACAGTAGTGGGAGGTGAATCAATCTGGGGCAGGTCCACCAGCTGTGGAGTGTATCACCCGGAGATTGTCTCCGGAACAAAAAGGGGAATATCTAGGAACTGCTTGAGTCATCCACGAGGTGGTAGGCACCAGCAAATTAGAACCTTGTTTCAACTAGAAGTGATTTTGATCTGGAGGCCAATATCTGCAGCGGTTCAGTGGTGGGAATGGAGCCTACGTGTGCCTCCACATTGTGAATATGGTGACAGCCATGAGGCAGATGGGCAGGTTTGAGTAAAGTTGGTGATTGTGGCCTTTTCCTGCATATCCATAAGGATTTAGAGTAAGAGGAGTCACAATGGCTTTCAgtcgtgattggctgcagcggccatGTGTCCTATCTTGTTTGTAAAGAAGCAGGAGTAACGGAGGAGTGCCGAAGGAGTGAGTATATGAGGGCTGTTATTGTAAGGCATTGTAGGTGTCGTCTGAGATCTCGCACGTCCTATTTAGCAAGCTGGAGGGTTGTGAAAGTCACTATCCACGTTAAGGTGCTGTTTATGGTATTTTTAGTAACCCTAGTGGACATTTATGATGGGTGAAGGAGCTGCCGAGCTCTAGATGTCTGGAGAGGTCATGGCAGGACAGGTAGTTCTCCACATAAAGACTATTCTGTATACCGAAAAGAGGGCATGGAGCTACAGAATTGACTTCCAAAATCTGCCCTCAagaagctgtgtgtgtataacagATGATACATCATGTATGTCTGGCAACCACTAGGGATTATAATAGAATAACCACAGATTACTGAGCAGCGATTATAAGAGAGTCACCTCTGTATAAGACCAAGCTTGAGCAGATCCAGAGTATGTCACCTGGAATATAATAGACAATTCTGGTCCAGAGTGATATGTATGATGGGTACAGGAATTATAATGGACTGTTCTGGTCACCTGTATATAAGACCatgctggagaagatccagagtGATATGTATGATGGAGACAGGAATTATAATAGACAGACCAAGCCTCGTACAGTCCCAATATCCTGTATACAGAGCCACAGTCATACATACCATCACATGTCTGCTGATCTCTGCATTGGTTCTTATACTGGGCCTTCTGCTGATCTCTGCACTGGTTCTTATACTGGGCCTTCTGCTGATCTCTGCACTGGTTCTTATGCTGAACCCTCTGCTGATCTCTGCACTGGTTCTTATGCTGAACCCTCTGCTGATCTCTGCACTGGTTCTTATACTGAACCCTCTGCTGATCTCTGCACTGGTTCTTATACTGGGCCTTCTGCTGATCTCTGCACTGGTTCTTATACTGGGCCTTCTGCTGATCTCTGCACTGGTTCTTATGCTGAACCCTCTGCTGATCTCTGCACTGGTTCTTATGCTGAACCCTCTGCTGATCTCTGCACTGGTTCTTATGCTGAACCCTCTGCTGATCTCTGCACTGGTTCTTATACTGAACCCTCTGCTGATCTCTGCACTGGTTCTTATACTGGGCCTTCTGCTGATCTCTGCACTGGTTCTTATACTGGGCCTTCTGCTGATCTCTGCACTGGTTCTTATGCTGAACCCTCTGCTGATCTCTGCACTGGTTCTTATGCTGAACCCTCTGCTGATCTCTGCACTGGTTCTTATGCTGAACCCTCTGCTGATCTCTGCACTGGTTCTTATGCTGAACCCTCTGCTGATCTCTGCACTGGTTCTTATACTGGGCCTTCTGCTGATCTCTGCACTGGTTCTTATACTGGGCCTTCTGCTGATCTCTGCACTGGTTCTTATACTGGGCCTTCTGCTGATCTCTGCACTGGTTCTTATACTGGGCCTTCTGCTGATCTCTGCACTGGTTCTTATGCTGAACCCTCTGCTGATCTCTGCACTGGTTCTTATGCTGAACCCTCTGCTGATCTCTGCACTGGTTCTTATACTGGGCCTTCTGCTGATCTCTGCACTGGTTCTTATGCTGA
This genomic interval from Bufo gargarizans isolate SCDJY-AF-19 unplaced genomic scaffold, ASM1485885v1 original_scaffold_1034_pilon, whole genome shotgun sequence contains the following:
- the LOC122922902 gene encoding nipped-B-like protein B; this encodes HKDRRRDQQRVQHKNQCRDQQKAQYKNQCRDQQRVQHKNQCRDQQRVQHKNQCRDQQRVQHKNQCRDQQRVQHKNQCRDQQKAQYKNQCRDQQKAQYKNQCRDQQRVQHKNQCRDQQRVQHKNQCRDQQRVQHKNQCRDQQRVQHKNQCRDQQRVQHKNQCRDQQKAQYKNQCRDQQRCRDQQRVQHKNQCRDQQKAQYKNQCRDQQRVQHKNQCRDQQKAQYKNQCRDQQRVQHKNQCRDQQRVQHKNQCRDQQKAQYKNQCRDQQRVQHKNQCRDQQRVQHKNQCRDQQKAQYKNQCRDQQRVQHKNQCRDQQRVQHKNQCRDQQKAQYKNQCRDQQKAQYKNQCRDQQKAQYKNQCRDQQKAQYKNQCRDQQRVQHKNQCRDQQRVQHKNQCRDQQRVQHKNQCRDQQRVQHKNQCRDQQKAQYKNQCRDQQKAQYKNQCRDQQRVQYKNQCRDQQRVQHKNQCRDQQRVQHKNQCRDQQRVQHKNQCRDQQKAQYKNQCRDQQKAQYKNQCRDQQRVQYKNQCRDQQRVQHKNQCRDQQRVQHKNQCRDQQKAQYKNQCRDQQKAQYKNQCRDQQTCDANNPAYDSSTGP